Proteins from one Fragaria vesca subsp. vesca linkage group LG6, FraVesHawaii_1.0, whole genome shotgun sequence genomic window:
- the LOC101304118 gene encoding fasciclin-like arabinogalactan protein 14-like — MNFPISTLLLSYFCLFSCSYAFNITQMLSNYKDFSTFNDYLTRTTVADQINKRESLTIFVVDNGAMGSVTKKSLDMASKILSLHVALEYFDTKKLQQLPTNEPTLMTTLLQANGQPTGQQGFLKATIGGNSSGGGGVSISLASSSDQSASVVQSVTSQPYNISVIQISNAIVPNIISPPTAAPTKMPSSPSESPADSPGSPKGLLDSPNAAPGTGTADGSTAASPDDPISLLVFSLNLLAIRNRPGNFLSTILENDAFLQRRPQQYPLRLRMKH, encoded by the exons ATGAATTTTCCAATTTCTACTCTCTTGCTCTCCTACTTTTGCCTTTTCTCTTGCTCATATGCTTTCAACATCACCCAGATGCTAAGCAACTACAAAGATTTCAGCACCTTCAATGACTACTTAACCCGAACCACAGTTGCCGATCAGATCAACAAACGCGAAAGCCTCACCATCTTCGTTGTTGACAATGGTGCGATGGGATCGGTCACTAAAAAATCACTGGACATGGCCAGCAAAATCTTGAGCCTTCACGTTGCCCTTGAGTACTTTGACACCAAGAAGCTCCAACAATTGCCAACAAACGAGCCAACCCTTATGACCACACTACTTCAAGCCAACGGCCAACCAACTGGCCAGCAGGGTTTCTTGAAGGCCACAATTGGTGGTAACAGCAGCGGAGGAGGAGGAGTCAGTATTTCCTTGGCCTCTAGCTCTGATCAGAGCGCAAGTGTAGTCCAGAGTGTTACTAGTCAGCCTTATAACATTTCCGTGATCCAAATCAGCAATGCGATAGTGCCTAATATCATCTCTCCACCAACTGCAGCTCCTACTAAAATGCCTTCATCTCCTTCGGAAAGCCCAGCCGACTCTCCGGGATCGCCAAAGGGCTTGTTGGACTCTCCAAATGCTGCTCCAGGTACCGGTACTGCAGATGGTTCGACTGCAGCCTCTCCAGATG ATCCAATATCCCTTCTGGTGTTCAGTCTTAATCTCCTGGCCATCAGGAATAGACCTGGAAACTTCTTATCCACCATATTGGAGAATGATGCTTTCCTTCAACGGCGCCCTCAGCAATATCCTCTGCGATTGAGGATGAAGCATTAA
- the LOC101293019 gene encoding 40S ribosomal protein S21-2-like gives MQNEEGVITELYIPRKCSATNRLITSKDHASVQINIGHLDENGFYIGQFSTFALCGYVRAQGDADSGLDRLWQKKKVEVRQQ, from the exons ATGCAGAACGAAGAAGGAGTTATCACTGAGCTTTACATTCCCAGGAAATG CTCAGCGACGAACAGGCTAATCACCTCAAAAGACCATGCATCTGTCCAGATTAACATCGGGCATCTCGATGAGAATGGTTTCTACATTGGCCAATTCTCCACTTTCGCTCTCTGTGGTTACGTCCGTGCTCAG GGAGATGCTGACAGTGGTCTAGACCGACTCTGGCAAAAAAAGAAAGTTGAAGTCAGACAACAGTAG
- the LOC101304406 gene encoding carboxymethylenebutenolidase homolog has protein sequence MGVCSMHENEYVVIRIQDLVFFSKLNRTRGCRDQKLAGRVAASGFCVVIPDFFHGDPFVYDNNRPLAVWLKDHGTDKGFEDAKSVIDALIRKGFSAIGAAGFCWGAKVVTELAKSEFIQAAVLLHPSFTTVDDIEGVKSPIAILGAEIDNYSPPELVKKFEDILKARPEVDSYVKIFPKVAHGWVVRYDADDEAAAKSSEEAQNDMLQWFAKHVK, from the exons ATGGGGGTCTGTAGTATGCATGAAAATGAATACGTTGTGATCAGGATTCAGGATCTTGTATTCTTCTCCAAACTTAATAGAACTAGAGGTTGCAGGGATCA GAAACTTGCAGGAAGAGTTGCTGCTTCTGGATTCTGTGTTGTAATTCCAGACTTCTTCCATGGAGATCCATTTGTGTATGACAATAACAGGCCTCTAGCAGTCTGGTTAAAGGATCATGGAACG GATAAGGGATTTGAAGATGCAAAATCAGTGATTGACGCTCTTATACGCAAAGGTTTTTCTGCAATTGGAGCAGCAGGCTTCTGTTGGGGTG CCAAGGTTGTGACTGAACTTGCAAAGTCTGAGTTCATCCAAGCTGCTGTGCTGTTGCATCCTTCATTTACTACTGTTGATGATATTGAGG GGGTTAAATCTCCGATTGCCATACTAGGGGCTGAGATTGACAACTATTCTCCACCAGAACTCGTGAAAAAGTTTGAGGATATATTAAAAGCTAGACCCGAG GTTGATAGCTATGTGAAGATATTTCCAAAAGTTGCACATGGCTGGGTTGTGAGGTATGATGCTGATGATGAAGCAGCTGCAAAGAGTTCAGAGGAAGCTCAAAATGACATGTTGCAGTGGTTTGCTAAGCATGTCAAGTAA
- the LOC101293319 gene encoding dehydrogenase/reductase SDR family member on chromosome X-like has translation MMKETLDFVMSMEFWRMGLLWTLSLLLSYWNLLFASAPPLSRSPPQSTKPVCIITGATSGLGAAAAHALSARGFFVVLVGRSSHLLEKTMMEIKRKNECAQLKAFEVDLSSFQSILQFKDSLQQWLSDSQMHCSIQLLINNAGILAASSRVTSEGYDQMMATNYLCAFALSKLLLPLLRNSSVPARIVNVTSFTHRSVSNIQADKETVTGKRFSRSKRYPFAHVYEDSKLFLLLFSYELHRQLGLMDISRHISVNAVDPGVVETKMMREFPPCLSSLAFKVLRSLCLLQSPEVGISSILDAALAPPGLSAVLTHQLLTQAVVQTVLKTTEALMPMSQALLTPSMLFFLPLMFLDMELPT, from the exons ATGATGAAGGAGACCTTGGATTTTGTGATGTCCATGGAATTCTGGAGAATGGGCCTTCTATGGACTCTCAGTCTTCTCCTCTCTTACTGGAACCTCCTTTTCGCCTCGGCTCCTCCTCTTTCCAGATCACCACCTCAATCGACGAAACCCGTCTGCATCATCACCGGTGCTACTTCTGGACTGGGCGCCGCCGCCGCCCATGCTCTCTCTGCCCGCGGCTTCTTTGTTGTTCTTG TTGGACGCTCATCTCACTTGTTAGAAAAG ACTATGATGGAAATTAAGAGGAAGAATGAGTGTGCGCAACTGAAAGCTTTCGAGGTTGATCTCTCATCATTCCAGTCGATTCTTCAGTTTAAAGACTCCCTACAGCAGTGGCTTTCCGACTCGCAAATGCACTGTTCTATCCAGCTCCTAATCAACAATGCTGGAATACTTGCTGCGTCATCTAGAGTCACCTCTGAAGGCTATGATCA GATGATGGCTACAAATTACTTGTGTGCATTTGCTCTTAGTAAGCTATTGTTACCACTTCTCAGAAACAGCTCAGTTCCTGCCCGTATAGTGAATGTCACATCTTTCACACATCGAAGTG TATCGAATATACAGGCTGACAAGGAGACTGTAACTGGGAAGCGCTTTAGCAGATCAAAGAGATACCCATTTGCTCATGTCTATGAGGATTCCAAAT TATTCCTACTGCTCTTCTCCTATGAACTTCATCGGCAACTTGGCTTGATGGACATATCTCGTCACATCTCTGTCAA TGCTGTGGATCCTGGTGTTGTTGAAACCAAGATGATGCGAGAATTTCCTCCATGCCTATCCAGTTTGGCTTTTAAAGTTTTGAGAAGTCTTTGCCTCTTGCAATCACCTGAGGTTGGAATTAGCTCCATTCTTGATGCGGCACTTGCTCCACCA GGCCTCAGTGCTGTTCTAACCCACCAATTATTAACACAAGCTGTGGTTCAGACTGTGCTGAAAACTACGGAGGCCTTAATGCCTATGTCACAGGCTCTCCTAACTCCAAGCATGCTATTCTTCTTGCCTCTGATGTTTTTG GATATGGAGCTCCCAACTTGA
- the LOC101304695 gene encoding uncharacterized protein LOC101304695 has protein sequence MEKKKYPIGPEHYTIYEEVGQGVSASVHRALCKPFNEVVAIKILDFERDNCDLNNISREAQTMILVDHPNVLKSHCSFVSDHNLWVVMPFMAGGSCLHILKAAYPDGFEEVVIATILREILKGLEYLHHHGHIHRDVKAGNILIDSRGAIKLGDFGVSACLFDNGDRQRMRNTFVGTPCWMAPEVMEQLHGYDFKADIWSFGITALELAHGHAPFSKYPPMKVLLMTLQNAPPGLDYERDRKFSKSFKQMIASCLVKDPSKRPSAKKLLKHSFFKQARSNDYIARTLLEGLPALGDRIKELKRKEEYMLAQKKMPDGQKEELSQNEYKRGISGWNFNLEDMKAQASLIQDVDDPTPDSSQMGSSSSLSTLDPQQKQSQCQNLYPVTDMEDNDVIRNQQAPLAFVNTTFYDARVRNDKSDDDSSIASSGHDLHMSRNSSPHSLESNLSEKPNVDIIGRMMDPVAGNSHHRRQFSTGSFIISEANDTVAKGESEKLQNPPQSHSDGNAAVPQLADDMLSEVPPKASKSPANTDELDEKAKAPVVQQKGRFKVTSENVDLEKVVPIPILQKSHSLQVRSFEVISMNPANSLPSSALPSPLPPSPLTLPSDVVSPALPGYSLFALLNLILQGNITQRENILTLLKQIVGDFTASRSVDGGSTQAANGTEKDLPQANERETELLNEISELLKRLVINLDELQKLRLDPA, from the exons ATGGAGAAGAAGAAGTATCCGATAGGACCGGAGCACTACACGATCTATGAGGAAGTCGGCCAAGGGGTAAGCGCCTCTGTACACCGTGCTCTCTGTAAGCCCTTCAATGAGGTTGTCGCCATCAAAATCCTCGACTTCGAAAGAGACAATTGTGATCTG AATAATATATCACGTGAAGCGCAAACAATGATCCTAGTTGATCATCCTAATGTCCTCAAATCACATTGTTCCTTTGTTAGTGATCATAATTTATGGGTTGTCATGCCATTCATGGCTGGGGGTTCTTGTCTTCACATTTTGAAAGCTGCATACCCAGATGGTTTTGAGGAAGTAGTTATAGCTACTATATTACGCGAGATTTTGAAGGGTTTAGAGTATCTACACCATCATGGCCACATTCATCGAGACGTCAAA GCTGGGAATATCCTCATTGATTCACGTGGTGCAATCAAGCTTGGAGACTTCGGCGTCTCTGCTTGCCTTTTTGATAACGGTGATCGGCAACGGATGCGAAATACATTTGTGGGAACACCTTGTTG GATGGCACCAGAGGTTATGGAGCAACTACATGGTTATGATTTCAA GGCTGACATCTGGTCTTTTGGTATAACTGCATTGGAGCTTGCCCATGGCCATGCTCCCTTCTCAAAGTATCCTCCAATGAAG GTACTGCTTATGACCTTGCAAAATGCACCGCCTGGTCTTGATTATGAAAGGGATAGGAAATTCTCCAAG TCTTTTAAGCAAATGATTGCTAGTTGCTTGGTAAAAGATCCTTCAAAACGACCTTCTGCCAAGAAGTTGCTGAAACATTCTTTCTTCAAGCAAGCTCGGTCAAATGATTATATTGCACGAACACTTCTGGAGGGGCTGCCTGCTCTTGGTGATCGCATTAAGGAATTAAAG AGAAAGGAAGAGTATATGCTTGCTCAAAAGAAAATGCCAGATGGTCAAAAGGAGGAACTTTCGCAG AATGAATATAAACGAGGAATTAGTGGTTGGAACTTCAATCTTGAGGATATGAAGGCTCAAGCTTCTCTG ATCCAGGATGTTGATGACCCTACTCCTGATAGTAGTCAGATGGGGAGTTCTAGCTCTCTGAGTACTCTTGATCCACAACAAAAGCAATCACAATGTCAAAACTTATACCCAGTCACAGACATG GAAGATAATGATGTGATTCGGAACCAACAAGCTCCTCTCGCATTTGTTAACACAACTTTTTACGATGCCAG AGTTAGAAATGACAAATCAGATGATGATTCTAGCATAGCTAGTTCTGGCCATGACCTACATATGTCAAGGAATTCTTCTCCTCATAGCCTTGAAAGCAATTTGAGTGAAAAGCCTAATGTAGATATCATTGGAAGAATGATGGATCCTGTGGCTGGGAATTCTCATCATAGAAGGCAATTCTCAACAGGCAGTTTTATCATATCAGAAGCCAATGATACAGTTGCAAAAGGAGAGAG TGAGAAACTGCAAAACCCGCCCCAAAGTCATTCAGATGGCAACGCAGCAGTTCCCCAACTAGCAGATGATATGCTATCTGAGGTTCCTCCTAAAGCATCTAAATCACCAG CAAATACTGATGAACTAGATGAGAAAGCAAAGGCACCAGTTGTTCAGCAGAAAGGACGCTTCAAAGTCACATCTGAGAATGTTGACCTAGAAAAG GTCGTCCCTATTCCTATACTGCAAAAGAGTCACAGCTTGCAGGTTCGTAGTTTTGAG GTGATTAGTATGAATCCCGCAAATTCTCTGCCATCATCAGCTCTTCCATCACCCTTACCTCCATCACCACTAACATTGCCTTCTGATGTCGTCTCACCAGCTCTTCCAGGCTATTCTCTTTTCGCCTTGTTAAACTTGATTTTGCAGGGAAATATTACACAGAGG GAGAATATTCTTACTTTACTGAAGCAAATTGTTGGAGATTTCACAG CCAGCCGATCAGTTGATGGAGGATCCACCCAGGCTGCTAATGGGACAGAGAAAGATTTG CCTCAAGCTAATGAGAGGGAGACGGAATTACTCAATGAAATATCCGAGTTGCTTAAGAG GCTCGTGATTAACTTAGATGAGCTACAAAAATTAAGATTAGATCCTGCCTAA